One Drechmeria coniospora strain ARSEF 6962 chromosome 01, whole genome shotgun sequence genomic region harbors:
- a CDS encoding Histone H4 (H4_NEUCR Histone H4) has protein sequence MTGRGKGGKGLGKGGAKRHRKILRDNIQGITKPAIRRLARRGGVKRISAMIYEETRGVLKTFLEGVIRDAVTYTEHAKRKTVTSLDVVYALKRQGRTLYGFGG, from the exons ATGACTGGAC GCGGCAAGGGCGGCAAGGGCCTCGGCAAGGGTGGTGCCAAGCGTCACCGCAAGATTCTTCGTGACAACATCCAGGGCATCACGAAGCCTGCCATCCGACGTCTCGCTCGTCGTGGCGGTGTCAAGCGTATCTCTGCCA TGATCTACGAGGAGACCCGCGGTGTCCTGAAGACGTTCCTCGAGGGTGTCATCCGCGACGCCGTCACATACACCGAGCACGCCAAGCGCAAGACGGTCACGTCGCTCGATGTCGTCTACGCCCTGAAGCGCCAGGGCCGCACTCTCTACGGTTTCGGTGGTTAA
- a CDS encoding Transport protein particle 20 kDa subunit produces MSYYFAIVGTQDNPLFEHEFGTSKQGGDGQSRFTDQVRHLNQFILHSSLDVAEEVQWAQGHMYLKCIDKFFNNYISCFVTGSNAKFLLLHQPTTPTAGSSSRSSTGIGANPTSPATEEAVKMFFAEVYENWVKAIMNPFYKVNAEVRSPVFRARVAAAGRKYL; encoded by the exons ATGAGCTACTActtcgccatcgtcggcacccAGGACAACCCGCTCTTCGAGCACGAGTTCGGCACGTCCaagcagggcggcgacggccagtCGCGCTTCACCGACCAGGTCCGCCATCTCAACCAGTTCATCCTGCACTcgagcctcgacgtcgccgaggaggtcCAGTGGGCGCAGGGCCACAT GTACCTCAAGTGCATCGACAAGTTCTTCAACAACTACATCTCCTGCTTCGTCACCGGCTCCAATGCGAaattcctcctcctccaccagccgacgacgccgacggccggcagcTCCTCGCGCTCATCGACGGGCATCGGCGCGAACCCCACGAGCCCGGCgaccgaggaggccgtcAAGATGTTTTTCGCCGAGGTGTACGAGAACTGGGTCAAGGCCATCATGAACCCATTTTACAAGGTCAACGCCGAGGTCCGGAGCCCCGTATTCAGAGCACGGGTGGCTGCTGCCGGGCGCAAGTATCTGTGA